Within Oscillospiraceae bacterium, the genomic segment CTGAGCGGAGATTCCGGTCGGGAACAAAAACCGTTTGCCCGGTTCGAGCACATAGGGCTCGGCGATATCGGCAAACAAATCCGCCGCACTCGAGCCGTCGGTGGCGTATACAGGCAGTTTCGCAGTTTGCGTGAGACGTCTTATTTTTACTTTGATTTGCATTTTATTCATTCCCTAAATATATCAATTCCCGCCGCGGCGGCACCGAACCTTTTAACTATTCACGATTACTTATTACTTCATTGCAACAGTCGCTCCTACGATTTGATAAAGATTATGGATTTCCATTTCTCGCTTTTCAGCCAACTCGACGGTGCTTGCGGTTCCCCCGGGCGTGCCGTCGAAGTAAGCGATCAAAAGAGAAGAATTGTCAATCATATAACGGTTGCGGGCATGCATGCATCCTCGCACATAATTCGGTGAAAGACAGGTCACAAGGTCGGCGCGTTCGATGATGTATCGATAAGCGGCTTTGTCGGCTTCGCTCCAACGGTCGGCCTGACCGGCATGGGGCAGGGCGAGCTC encodes:
- a CDS encoding SLOG family protein; its protein translation is MFKIPQMTGDYKAVTACFTGHRPDKLQKEKLPLIAEALNRELAVCIRGGHQRFICGMSRGFDLICARAVLKAKWEYPNVFLELALPHAGQADRWSEADKAAYRYIIERADLVTCLSPNYVRGCMHARNRYMIDNSSLLIAYFDGTPGGTASTVELAEKREMEIHNLYQIVGATVAMK